One region of Quercus lobata isolate SW786 chromosome 2, ValleyOak3.0 Primary Assembly, whole genome shotgun sequence genomic DNA includes:
- the LOC115977291 gene encoding pentatricopeptide repeat-containing protein At4g30825, chloroplastic isoform X1 — protein sequence MASLKLSISLETYDSKKFNVNPPQPLNWCSVSSIFSYIHVSKACTINSLNRVTHIKVSRFETDLPNTSESNGFDNESLVDRRLLGTKKGFKREVGLKYRFKRYGSEREIENLFVGDGELDVNYSAIGPGLSLEHCNAVLKRLEKCSDSKTLTFFEWMRNNGKLEQNVSAYNLVLRVMGRRQDWDAAETMVRELSNKFGSELDCRVFNTVIYACCKLGRMELGAKWFRLMLEKGVQPNVATFGMLMGLYQKGWNVEEAEFTFCQMRNFGIVCPSAYSAMITIYTRLRLYDKAEGVIGLMREDKVEKNLENWLVMLNTYSQNGKLEEAELALVSMQEAGFSPNIVAYNTLITGYGKVSNMDAAQRVFLSIQEVGLEPDETTYRSMIEGWGRADNYKEAEWYYMELKRLGHTPNSSNLYTLINLQARHEDEEGAARTLDDMLKMECQHSSVLGTLLQAYERTARIDKVPLILKGSLYQHVLVNQTSCSILVMAYVKYCMVDDAIKLLGEKLWKDPLFENNLYHLLICSCKEWGHFENAIKIYTQMPKHDDKPNLHISCTMIDIYSVMGLFPEAEQLYLELKSSGISLDMIAFSIVVRMYIKAGSLNKACSVLDMMDKQRDIVPDVYLFRDMLRTYQRCGMLDKLADLYYKILKSEVTWDQEMYNCVINCCARALPIDELSRLFDEMLHRGFFPNTITINVMLDVYGKSKLFVKAKKLFWMAQKRGLVDVISYNTIIAAYGQNKYFKNMSSTVQKMQLNGFSVSLEAYNCMLDAYGKDRQMEIFKSVLQRMKESDCASDHYTYNIMINIYGEQGWIDEVAGVLTELKERGLGPNLCSYNTLIKAYGIAGMVEDAVHLVKEMRENGIEPDKITYTNLISALRKNDKFLEAIKWSLWMKQMGL from the coding sequence ATGGCCTCGCTGAAGCTTTCCATTTCGTTGGAAACCTATGATTCCAAGAAGTTCAATGTAAACCCACCTCAACCCTTGAATTGGTGCTCTGtttcttcaatttttagttACATTCATGTAAGTAAAGCTTGTACAATCAATTCCTTGAATAGGGTCACTCACATTAAGGTCTCTCGGTTTGAGACTGACTTGCCCAACACTTCTGAATCTAATGGTTTTGATAATGAGAGCTTGGTTGACAGAAGGCTGTTGGGTACGAAGAAGGGGTTCAAAAGGGAGGTGGGTTTGAAATATAGGTTCAAAAGGTATGGTAGTGAACGAGAAATAGAGAATTTGTTTGTGGGTGATGGTGAATTGGATGTTAATTACTCTGCTATTGGGCCTGGCTTGAGCTTAGAGCATTGTAATGCTGTTTTGAAACGGCTCGAGAAGTGTAGTGATAGCAAAACTCTAACATTTTTTGAGTGGATGAGAAACAATGGAAAGTTAGAGCAGAATGTGAGTGCTTATAATTTAGTTCTTCGGGTGATGGGTAGAAGACAAGATTGGGATGCAGCGGAGACAATGGTTCGGGAATTAAGTAATAAATTTGGTAGTGAATTAGATTGTCGGGTTTTTAATACAGTTATTTATGCTTGTTGTAAGTTGGGGCGAATGGAGTTGGGTGCAAAGTGGTTTCGGTTGATGTTGGAAAAAGGGGTTCAGCCTAATGTTGCTACTTTTGGGATGCTCATGGGACTTTACCAGAAGGGTTGGAATGTTGAGGAGGCAGAGTTTACTTTTTGTCAAATGAGGAATTTTGGAATTGTATGTCCTTCTGCATACTCAGCGATGATCACAATTTATACCCGATTGAGGTTGTATGACAAGGCAGAAGGGGTTATTGGCTTAATGAGAGAAGATAAAGTGGAAAAAAATCTGGAGAATTGGTTGGTAATGCTGAATACGTATAGTCAGAATGGCAAATTAGAGGAAGCTGAGTTGGCATTGGTCTCGATGCAAGAAGCAGGGTTTTCCCCAAATATTGTTGCATACAATACATTGATAACTGGGTATGGGAAGGTATCCAATATGGATGCTGCTCAACGTGTGTTTCTGAGCATTCAGGAAGTTGGACTAGAGCCTGATGAAACAACTTACCGTTCCATGATTGAAGGTTGGGGTCGTGCAGACAATTATAAGGAGGCAGAATGGTACTACATGGAGCTCAAGCGGTTGGGACACACTCCTAACTCATCTAACTTGTACACACTAATAAACCTGCAAGCCAGACATGAGGATGAGGAGGGTGCTGCCAGAACTCTTGATGATATGCTGAAGATGGAATGCCAACATTCCTCTGTCCTTGGAACTCTTTTACAGGCATATGAGAGGACTGCAAGGATTGATAAAGTGCCCCTAATTTTGAAAGGTTCGTTATATCAACACGTTCTTGTTAACCAGACTTCTTGCTCCATTTTGGTCATGGCATATGTGAAATACTGCATGGTGGATGATGCAATAAAACTGTTGGGGGAAAAACTCTGGAAGGATCCACTTTTTGAGAATAACTTGTATCATTTGTTGATTTGCTCATGCAAGGAGTGGGGTCATTTTGAGAATGCTATTAAGATATACACTCAAATGCCCAAACATGATGACAAGCCAAACTTGCACATTTCATGTACAATGATTGACATTTACAGCGTCATGGGTCTTTTCCCTGAAGCCGAGCAACTCTATTTGGAGTTGAAATCTTCGGGAATTTCTTTGGACATGATTGCTTTTAGCATTGTTGTGAGAATGTATATCAAAGCTGGATCTTTGAACAAGGCTTGCTCTGTTTTAGACATGATGGACAAGCAGAGGGACATTGTTCCAGACGTTTATCTGTTCCGTGATATGCTTCGCACATATCAGAGATGTGGTATGTTGGATAAATTAGCTGATCTATACTATAAAATCTTGAAGAGTGAAGTGACTTGGGATCAGGAAATGTACAATTGTGTGATAAACTGCTGTGCTCGTGCTCTGCCAATTGATGAGCTTTCTAGGCTTTTTGATGAAATGCTTCACCGTGGGTTTTTTCCTAATACCATTACCATCAATGTGATGCTTGATGTGTACGGAAAATCCAAGCTTTTCGTGAAAGCTAAAAAGTTGTTCTGGATGGCTCAAAAACGAGGTTTGGTAGATGTGATCTCATACAATACTATTATAGCTGCATATGGCCAAAATAAATACTTCAAGAACATGTCATCAACGGTTCAAAAGATGCAACTTAATGGCTTTTCGGTTTCACTTGAAGCCTACAATTGTATGTTGGATGCTTATGGGAAAGACAGGCAAATGGAGATCTTTAAAAGCGTCTTACAGAGAATGAAGGAATCAGATTGTGCATCTGACCACTACACATATAACATAATGATCAATATATATGGAGAACAGGGGTGGATTGATGAAGTAGCTGGTGTGCTCACAGAATTGAAAGAGCGGGGACTTGGACCTAATTTGTGCAGCTATAACACATTGATCAAGGCATATGGAATTGCAGGAATGGTTGAAGATGCTGTGCATTTGGTCAaggaaatgagagaaaatgggATAGAACCTGATAAGATAACCTACACCAATCTGATCTCTGCACTGCGTAAGAATGATAAGTTTTTAGAGGCCATTAAGTGGTCCTTGTGGATGAAGCAGATGGGTTTGTGA
- the LOC115977291 gene encoding pentatricopeptide repeat-containing protein At4g30825, chloroplastic isoform X2, whose translation MIPRSSMVTHIKVSRFETDLPNTSESNGFDNESLVDRRLLGTKKGFKREVGLKYRFKRYGSEREIENLFVGDGELDVNYSAIGPGLSLEHCNAVLKRLEKCSDSKTLTFFEWMRNNGKLEQNVSAYNLVLRVMGRRQDWDAAETMVRELSNKFGSELDCRVFNTVIYACCKLGRMELGAKWFRLMLEKGVQPNVATFGMLMGLYQKGWNVEEAEFTFCQMRNFGIVCPSAYSAMITIYTRLRLYDKAEGVIGLMREDKVEKNLENWLVMLNTYSQNGKLEEAELALVSMQEAGFSPNIVAYNTLITGYGKVSNMDAAQRVFLSIQEVGLEPDETTYRSMIEGWGRADNYKEAEWYYMELKRLGHTPNSSNLYTLINLQARHEDEEGAARTLDDMLKMECQHSSVLGTLLQAYERTARIDKVPLILKGSLYQHVLVNQTSCSILVMAYVKYCMVDDAIKLLGEKLWKDPLFENNLYHLLICSCKEWGHFENAIKIYTQMPKHDDKPNLHISCTMIDIYSVMGLFPEAEQLYLELKSSGISLDMIAFSIVVRMYIKAGSLNKACSVLDMMDKQRDIVPDVYLFRDMLRTYQRCGMLDKLADLYYKILKSEVTWDQEMYNCVINCCARALPIDELSRLFDEMLHRGFFPNTITINVMLDVYGKSKLFVKAKKLFWMAQKRGLVDVISYNTIIAAYGQNKYFKNMSSTVQKMQLNGFSVSLEAYNCMLDAYGKDRQMEIFKSVLQRMKESDCASDHYTYNIMINIYGEQGWIDEVAGVLTELKERGLGPNLCSYNTLIKAYGIAGMVEDAVHLVKEMRENGIEPDKITYTNLISALRKNDKFLEAIKWSLWMKQMGL comes from the exons ATGATTCCAAGAAGTTCAAT GGTCACTCACATTAAGGTCTCTCGGTTTGAGACTGACTTGCCCAACACTTCTGAATCTAATGGTTTTGATAATGAGAGCTTGGTTGACAGAAGGCTGTTGGGTACGAAGAAGGGGTTCAAAAGGGAGGTGGGTTTGAAATATAGGTTCAAAAGGTATGGTAGTGAACGAGAAATAGAGAATTTGTTTGTGGGTGATGGTGAATTGGATGTTAATTACTCTGCTATTGGGCCTGGCTTGAGCTTAGAGCATTGTAATGCTGTTTTGAAACGGCTCGAGAAGTGTAGTGATAGCAAAACTCTAACATTTTTTGAGTGGATGAGAAACAATGGAAAGTTAGAGCAGAATGTGAGTGCTTATAATTTAGTTCTTCGGGTGATGGGTAGAAGACAAGATTGGGATGCAGCGGAGACAATGGTTCGGGAATTAAGTAATAAATTTGGTAGTGAATTAGATTGTCGGGTTTTTAATACAGTTATTTATGCTTGTTGTAAGTTGGGGCGAATGGAGTTGGGTGCAAAGTGGTTTCGGTTGATGTTGGAAAAAGGGGTTCAGCCTAATGTTGCTACTTTTGGGATGCTCATGGGACTTTACCAGAAGGGTTGGAATGTTGAGGAGGCAGAGTTTACTTTTTGTCAAATGAGGAATTTTGGAATTGTATGTCCTTCTGCATACTCAGCGATGATCACAATTTATACCCGATTGAGGTTGTATGACAAGGCAGAAGGGGTTATTGGCTTAATGAGAGAAGATAAAGTGGAAAAAAATCTGGAGAATTGGTTGGTAATGCTGAATACGTATAGTCAGAATGGCAAATTAGAGGAAGCTGAGTTGGCATTGGTCTCGATGCAAGAAGCAGGGTTTTCCCCAAATATTGTTGCATACAATACATTGATAACTGGGTATGGGAAGGTATCCAATATGGATGCTGCTCAACGTGTGTTTCTGAGCATTCAGGAAGTTGGACTAGAGCCTGATGAAACAACTTACCGTTCCATGATTGAAGGTTGGGGTCGTGCAGACAATTATAAGGAGGCAGAATGGTACTACATGGAGCTCAAGCGGTTGGGACACACTCCTAACTCATCTAACTTGTACACACTAATAAACCTGCAAGCCAGACATGAGGATGAGGAGGGTGCTGCCAGAACTCTTGATGATATGCTGAAGATGGAATGCCAACATTCCTCTGTCCTTGGAACTCTTTTACAGGCATATGAGAGGACTGCAAGGATTGATAAAGTGCCCCTAATTTTGAAAGGTTCGTTATATCAACACGTTCTTGTTAACCAGACTTCTTGCTCCATTTTGGTCATGGCATATGTGAAATACTGCATGGTGGATGATGCAATAAAACTGTTGGGGGAAAAACTCTGGAAGGATCCACTTTTTGAGAATAACTTGTATCATTTGTTGATTTGCTCATGCAAGGAGTGGGGTCATTTTGAGAATGCTATTAAGATATACACTCAAATGCCCAAACATGATGACAAGCCAAACTTGCACATTTCATGTACAATGATTGACATTTACAGCGTCATGGGTCTTTTCCCTGAAGCCGAGCAACTCTATTTGGAGTTGAAATCTTCGGGAATTTCTTTGGACATGATTGCTTTTAGCATTGTTGTGAGAATGTATATCAAAGCTGGATCTTTGAACAAGGCTTGCTCTGTTTTAGACATGATGGACAAGCAGAGGGACATTGTTCCAGACGTTTATCTGTTCCGTGATATGCTTCGCACATATCAGAGATGTGGTATGTTGGATAAATTAGCTGATCTATACTATAAAATCTTGAAGAGTGAAGTGACTTGGGATCAGGAAATGTACAATTGTGTGATAAACTGCTGTGCTCGTGCTCTGCCAATTGATGAGCTTTCTAGGCTTTTTGATGAAATGCTTCACCGTGGGTTTTTTCCTAATACCATTACCATCAATGTGATGCTTGATGTGTACGGAAAATCCAAGCTTTTCGTGAAAGCTAAAAAGTTGTTCTGGATGGCTCAAAAACGAGGTTTGGTAGATGTGATCTCATACAATACTATTATAGCTGCATATGGCCAAAATAAATACTTCAAGAACATGTCATCAACGGTTCAAAAGATGCAACTTAATGGCTTTTCGGTTTCACTTGAAGCCTACAATTGTATGTTGGATGCTTATGGGAAAGACAGGCAAATGGAGATCTTTAAAAGCGTCTTACAGAGAATGAAGGAATCAGATTGTGCATCTGACCACTACACATATAACATAATGATCAATATATATGGAGAACAGGGGTGGATTGATGAAGTAGCTGGTGTGCTCACAGAATTGAAAGAGCGGGGACTTGGACCTAATTTGTGCAGCTATAACACATTGATCAAGGCATATGGAATTGCAGGAATGGTTGAAGATGCTGTGCATTTGGTCAaggaaatgagagaaaatgggATAGAACCTGATAAGATAACCTACACCAATCTGATCTCTGCACTGCGTAAGAATGATAAGTTTTTAGAGGCCATTAAGTGGTCCTTGTGGATGAAGCAGATGGGTTTGTGA
- the LOC115977292 gene encoding uncharacterized protein LOC115977292 isoform X2 gives MVVSSSNPHSKEISIRRRIASIFNKREEDFSSLKEYNDYLEEVEDMRIDVPAIEAKIAEYEKENHDQIMINRARKAEELAAAQAASKGPAQNDSDGAPNQSSQTGYGTGAQGQYAPTFAGGQPRPTGMAQQPVPLGGGLDLHGYAADDEETMKLRAERGGRAGGWSAELSKRRALEEAFGSIWIT, from the exons ATGGTGGTTTCAAGTTCTAATCCGCACAGCAAGGAGATTTCTATCAGGAGGAGGATTGCCAGCAT ATTCAATAAACGAGAAGAGGATTTTTCGTCCCTAAAAGAATACAATGATTATTTGGAGGAagtggaggacatga GAATTGATGTCCCTGCTATTGAAGCAAAAATCGCAGAGTATGAAAAGGAAAATCATGACCAAATAATGATAAACAGAGCTCGGAAG GCTGAAGAATTGGCTGCAGCTCAGGCTGCAAGCAAGGGTCCTGCACAGAATGATTCTGATGGG GCCCCAAACCAAAGCTCTCAAACAGGATATGGTACTGGTGCACAGGGACAATATGCTCCTACATTTGCTGGAGGGCAGCCACGACCAACCGGCATGGCGCAACAACCAGTTCCTCTTGGAGGGGGACTCGACCTCCATGGTTATGCTGCTGATGATGAGGAAACGATGAAGCTCCGAGCAGAGAGAGGTGGAAGGGCAGGAGGGTGGAGTGCAGAGCTGAGCAAGAGAAGGGCACTTGAAGAAGCGTTTGGAAGCATCTGGATCACTTAG
- the LOC115977292 gene encoding uncharacterized protein LOC115977292 isoform X1, with product MVVSSSNPHSKEISIRRRIASIFNKREEDFSSLKEYNDYLEEVEDMTFNLIEGIDVPAIEAKIAEYEKENHDQIMINRARKAEELAAAQAASKGPAQNDSDGAPNQSSQTGYGTGAQGQYAPTFAGGQPRPTGMAQQPVPLGGGLDLHGYAADDEETMKLRAERGGRAGGWSAELSKRRALEEAFGSIWIT from the exons ATGGTGGTTTCAAGTTCTAATCCGCACAGCAAGGAGATTTCTATCAGGAGGAGGATTGCCAGCAT ATTCAATAAACGAGAAGAGGATTTTTCGTCCCTAAAAGAATACAATGATTATTTGGAGGAagtggaggacatga CATTTAACTTGATTGAAGGAATTGATGTCCCTGCTATTGAAGCAAAAATCGCAGAGTATGAAAAGGAAAATCATGACCAAATAATGATAAACAGAGCTCGGAAG GCTGAAGAATTGGCTGCAGCTCAGGCTGCAAGCAAGGGTCCTGCACAGAATGATTCTGATGGG GCCCCAAACCAAAGCTCTCAAACAGGATATGGTACTGGTGCACAGGGACAATATGCTCCTACATTTGCTGGAGGGCAGCCACGACCAACCGGCATGGCGCAACAACCAGTTCCTCTTGGAGGGGGACTCGACCTCCATGGTTATGCTGCTGATGATGAGGAAACGATGAAGCTCCGAGCAGAGAGAGGTGGAAGGGCAGGAGGGTGGAGTGCAGAGCTGAGCAAGAGAAGGGCACTTGAAGAAGCGTTTGGAAGCATCTGGATCACTTAG